In Streptomyces sp. NBC_00483, a single window of DNA contains:
- a CDS encoding metallopeptidase TldD-related protein → MSPRTSGTKPYEIVERALELSRADGCVVIADETSTANLRWAGNALTTNGVTRGRTLTVVATVDGKEGTASGVVSRSAVTADDLESLVRAAEEAAAKAGPAEDAQPLVGDVPHSPDFTDAPAETSSAVFADFAPALGEAFARARAGGRELYGFANHELTSSYLGTSAGLRLRHDQPNGTLELNAKSHGRRRSAWAGRSTRDFKDVDPAAMDAELATRLGWAQRRIDLPAGRYETLLPPTAVADLLIYQMWSSGARDATEGRTVFSKPGGGTRVGERLSELPLTLRSDPREPGLESAPFVLAHASSDASSVFDNGLPVGATDWISRGELKHLTTTRHSAALTGHPVAPAIDNLILDGGGAKSLDEMVAGTERGLLLTCLWYIREVDPATLLLTGLTRDGVYLVENGEVVGEVNNFRFNESPIGLLGRATEAGRTEKTLPREWGDWFTRAAMPALRVPDFNMSSVSQGV, encoded by the coding sequence ATGAGCCCCCGTACGTCCGGGACCAAGCCGTACGAGATCGTCGAGCGTGCCCTCGAGCTGTCGCGGGCCGACGGCTGCGTGGTCATCGCCGACGAGACGTCCACCGCCAATCTGCGCTGGGCGGGCAACGCGCTCACCACGAACGGCGTCACGCGCGGGCGCACCCTCACCGTCGTCGCGACGGTCGACGGCAAGGAGGGCACGGCGTCCGGCGTCGTGTCCCGGTCGGCCGTGACCGCGGACGACCTGGAGTCGCTGGTGCGCGCCGCCGAGGAGGCCGCGGCCAAGGCGGGGCCCGCCGAGGACGCGCAGCCGCTGGTCGGCGACGTACCGCACTCCCCCGACTTCACGGACGCTCCCGCCGAGACCTCGTCCGCCGTCTTCGCGGACTTCGCGCCGGCGCTCGGCGAGGCGTTCGCGCGGGCCAGGGCGGGCGGCCGGGAGCTGTACGGCTTCGCCAACCACGAGCTGACCAGCAGCTATCTCGGTACGTCGGCGGGGCTGCGGCTGCGTCACGACCAGCCCAACGGGACCCTTGAGCTGAACGCCAAGTCGCACGGCCGCAGGCGGTCCGCGTGGGCGGGGCGCTCGACGCGGGACTTCAAGGACGTCGACCCGGCGGCGATGGACGCGGAGCTCGCGACCCGGCTCGGGTGGGCCCAGCGGCGTATCGACCTGCCCGCCGGGCGCTACGAGACGCTGCTGCCGCCGACCGCCGTGGCGGACCTGCTGATCTACCAGATGTGGTCGTCGGGGGCGCGGGACGCGACCGAGGGCCGCACCGTGTTCTCCAAGCCGGGCGGCGGTACGCGGGTGGGCGAGCGGCTCAGCGAGCTGCCGCTGACCCTGCGCAGCGACCCTCGGGAGCCGGGGCTCGAATCGGCCCCGTTCGTCCTCGCGCACGCCTCCAGCGACGCGTCTTCGGTGTTCGACAACGGGCTGCCGGTCGGCGCCACCGACTGGATCTCCCGGGGAGAGCTCAAGCACCTCACGACGACCCGGCACAGCGCCGCGCTCACCGGGCACCCCGTCGCGCCCGCCATCGACAACCTGATCCTCGACGGCGGCGGCGCGAAGTCCCTCGACGAGATGGTGGCCGGTACCGAGCGCGGGCTGCTGCTCACCTGCCTCTGGTACATCCGCGAGGTCGACCCGGCGACGCTGCTGCTCACCGGCCTCACCCGCGACGGCGTGTACCTCGTGGAGAACGGCGAGGTCGTGGGCGAGGTGAACAACTTCCGGTTCAACGAGTCGCCGATCGGCCTGCTCGGCCGGGCCACGGAGGCGGGGCGCACGGAAAAGACGCTGCCCAGGGAGTGGGGCGACTGGTTCACCAGGGCCGCGATGCCCGCGCTGCGGGTGCCGGACTTCAACATGAGCTCGGTCAGCCAGGGCGTCTGA
- the tyrS gene encoding tyrosine--tRNA ligase: protein MTDIVDELKWRGLWAQSTDEDALRKALADGPVTFYCGFDPTAASLHVGHLVQVLTMRRLQQAGLRPLALVGGATGQIGDPRPTAERTLNDPETIAQWVSRLRSQIEPFLDFEGENAATMVNNLDWTAGMSAIEFLRDIGKHFRVNKMLTKDSVARRLESQEGISYTEFSYQLLQGMDFLELYRRYGCTLQQGGSDQWGNLTAGLDLIHRLEPDAVAHCVATPLMVKADGTKFGKTEGGAVWLDPEMTTPYAFYQFWLNVDDRDISTYMRILSFKSREELEELEKQTEERPQARAAQRALAEELTTLVHGADQTAAVISASKALFGQGDGNLADLDEATLAAALAELPKAEVAELGPVVDLFAEVGLVASKSAARRTVKEGGAYVNNVKVAAEDFVPGADELLHGRWLVLRRGKKNLAAVEVKGS, encoded by the coding sequence GTGACCGACATCGTCGACGAGCTGAAGTGGCGTGGCCTGTGGGCCCAGTCCACTGACGAGGACGCACTGCGCAAGGCGCTCGCGGACGGTCCGGTCACGTTCTATTGCGGCTTCGACCCGACCGCGGCCTCCCTGCACGTCGGACACCTGGTGCAGGTCCTCACCATGCGCCGGCTCCAGCAGGCGGGCCTGCGCCCGCTCGCCCTGGTGGGCGGGGCCACGGGCCAGATCGGCGACCCGCGCCCGACGGCGGAGCGCACGCTGAACGACCCGGAGACGATCGCCCAGTGGGTCTCCCGGCTCCGCTCGCAGATCGAGCCGTTCCTCGACTTCGAGGGCGAGAACGCGGCGACGATGGTGAACAACCTGGACTGGACCGCCGGGATGTCCGCGATCGAGTTCCTGCGTGACATCGGCAAGCACTTCCGGGTCAACAAGATGCTGACCAAGGACTCCGTGGCCCGCCGCCTGGAGTCCCAGGAGGGCATCAGCTACACCGAGTTCAGCTACCAGCTGCTGCAGGGCATGGACTTCCTTGAGCTGTACCGCCGCTACGGCTGCACGCTCCAGCAGGGCGGCTCCGACCAGTGGGGCAACCTCACGGCCGGGCTCGACCTGATCCACCGCCTGGAGCCGGACGCGGTGGCGCACTGCGTGGCGACGCCGCTGATGGTGAAGGCCGACGGCACCAAGTTCGGCAAGACCGAGGGCGGCGCCGTCTGGCTGGACCCGGAGATGACGACGCCGTACGCGTTCTACCAGTTCTGGCTGAACGTGGACGACCGGGACATCTCGACGTACATGCGGATCCTGTCCTTCAAGTCCCGCGAGGAGCTCGAAGAACTGGAGAAGCAGACCGAGGAGCGACCGCAGGCGCGTGCCGCGCAGCGCGCGCTTGCCGAGGAGCTGACGACGCTGGTGCACGGCGCCGACCAGACGGCCGCCGTGATCTCCGCGTCGAAGGCGCTGTTCGGTCAGGGCGACGGGAACCTGGCGGACCTGGACGAGGCGACGCTCGCCGCGGCGCTCGCCGAGCTGCCGAAGGCCGAGGTCGCCGAGCTCGGTCCGGTCGTCGACCTGTTCGCCGAGGTCGGCCTCGTCGCCAGCAAGTCGGCCGCGCGCCGCACCGTGAAGGAGGGCGGCGCGTACGTGAACAACGTCAAGGTCGCCGCCGAGGACTTCGTACCGGGCGCGGACGAGCTGCTGCACGGGCGGTGGCTGGTGCTGCGGCGCGGCAAGAAGAACCTCGCGGCCGTGGAGGTCAAGGGCTCGTAG
- a CDS encoding GlsB/YeaQ/YmgE family stress response membrane protein, which translates to MSWLWAIIVGLVLGLIAKAILPGKQQIPLWLTVVFGIIGSVLGNWAATGMGVNDTGGIDWIRHLLQLIGAVVVVGVGDRLWVALRGNKSKA; encoded by the coding sequence ATGAGCTGGTTGTGGGCGATCATCGTGGGCCTGGTGCTCGGTCTGATCGCAAAGGCGATCCTGCCCGGCAAACAGCAGATCCCGCTGTGGCTGACGGTGGTCTTCGGCATCATCGGCAGCGTCCTGGGCAACTGGGCGGCCACAGGGATGGGCGTCAACGACACCGGCGGCATCGACTGGATCCGCCACCTGCTGCAGCTGATCGGAGCGGTGGTCGTGGTCGGCGTGGGCGACCGCTTGTGGGTGGCGCTGCGCGGGAACAAGAGCAAGGCCTAG
- a CDS encoding DUF3099 domain-containing protein: MRKRKDNGGAEVFRITGARQGLADDIRGRQRRYIISMSVRTISVILTAVLWNVERHVAIVTLVLGVLLPYVAVVFANAGRENAPSLPSTFVPAPSRPMISPVPAADAAESAPEDRV; this comes from the coding sequence ATGCGGAAGCGCAAGGACAACGGTGGGGCCGAGGTTTTCCGGATCACGGGCGCCCGGCAAGGGCTCGCCGACGACATCCGCGGCCGGCAGCGCCGTTACATCATCTCGATGTCCGTCCGCACCATTTCCGTGATCCTCACCGCAGTGCTGTGGAACGTGGAGCGCCACGTCGCCATCGTGACGCTGGTGCTCGGCGTACTCCTCCCCTACGTCGCCGTGGTCTTCGCCAACGCGGGCCGGGAGAACGCCCCCTCGCTTCCGTCGACCTTCGTGCCCGCGCCCTCGCGCCCCATGATCTCGCCGGTACCGGCCGCCGACGCCGCGGAATCCGCCCCGGAGGACCGGGTCTGA
- the moaA gene encoding GTP 3',8-cyclase MoaA, producing MLIDTYGRVATDLRVSLTDRCNLRCTYCMPEEGLQWLSKPDLLTDDEIVRLIRIAVTDLGITDVRFTGGEPLLRPGLVGIVERVAALEHRPKMSLTTNGIGLKRTAQALKEAGLDRVNVSLDTLRPDVFKTLTRRNRHKDVIEGLEAARDAGLTPVKVNSVLMPGLNEDEAPDLLAWAVEHDYELRFIEQMPLDAQHGWKREGMITAGDILTSLRTRFELTEEGDGERGSAPAERWIVDGGPHRVGVIASVTRPFCSACDRTRLTADGQVRTCLFATEETDLRAALRSDMPDEELAAIWKRAMWGKKAGSGLDDPSFLQPDRPMSAIGG from the coding sequence GTGCTCATCGACACATACGGCCGAGTGGCAACCGACCTGCGGGTCTCGCTGACCGACCGGTGCAATCTGCGGTGTACGTACTGCATGCCCGAGGAGGGCCTGCAGTGGCTGTCCAAGCCCGACCTGCTGACCGATGACGAGATCGTCCGCCTCATCCGCATCGCGGTCACCGACCTCGGCATCACCGACGTCCGCTTCACCGGCGGCGAGCCCCTGCTCAGGCCCGGTCTGGTCGGCATCGTCGAGCGGGTCGCGGCCTTGGAGCACCGCCCGAAGATGTCCCTGACGACGAACGGGATCGGGCTGAAGCGCACGGCGCAGGCGCTCAAGGAGGCGGGCCTCGACCGGGTCAACGTCTCGCTGGACACGCTCCGCCCCGACGTCTTCAAGACCCTGACCCGGCGCAACCGGCACAAGGACGTCATCGAGGGCCTCGAAGCGGCGCGCGACGCGGGCCTGACCCCGGTGAAGGTCAACTCCGTCCTGATGCCGGGGCTGAACGAGGACGAGGCCCCCGACCTCCTCGCCTGGGCCGTCGAGCACGACTACGAGCTGCGCTTCATCGAGCAGATGCCGCTCGACGCCCAGCACGGCTGGAAGCGCGAGGGCATGATCACCGCGGGCGACATCCTCACCTCGCTGCGTACGCGCTTCGAGCTCACCGAGGAAGGGGACGGTGAGCGGGGCTCCGCGCCGGCCGAGCGCTGGATCGTGGACGGCGGGCCGCACCGCGTCGGCGTCATCGCCTCGGTGACCCGCCCGTTCTGCTCGGCCTGCGACCGCACGCGGCTCACGGCGGACGGCCAGGTCCGCACCTGCCTGTTCGCCACGGAGGAGACGGATCTGCGGGCAGCCCTGCGCTCCGACATGCCGGACGAGGAGCTGGCCGCTATATGGAAGCGCGCCATGTGGGGCAAGAAGGCGGGCTCGGGTCTCGACGACCCGTCGTTCCTTCAGCCGGACCGCCCGATGTCGGCGATCGGCGGCTGA